The following are from one region of the Vibrio rarus genome:
- a CDS encoding TetR/AcrR family transcriptional regulator, producing the protein MGATLLTKQKIIEVAESLFAEKGFKDTSLRAITSQANVNLASVNYHFGDKKTLIRAVLNRYLEKFMRELDSELNELELREALSMRDVFYALKSPLIKLDHEFDRGSSRFLLLVGRGYSDVQGHLRWFITTRYGDVLQRFYCAVQTANPNLDKQTLFWRLHFTLGTCVFTMASSEALLDIANSEFEGSSDVEEMFEQIVPFLASGMCAQ; encoded by the coding sequence ATGGGCGCAACATTGCTGACAAAACAGAAGATCATCGAGGTGGCAGAATCTTTATTTGCTGAAAAAGGCTTTAAAGATACCTCCCTGAGAGCCATAACCAGTCAAGCGAACGTTAACCTTGCCTCCGTTAATTATCATTTTGGTGATAAGAAAACCCTAATTCGAGCGGTGTTAAACCGTTATCTAGAAAAGTTTATGAGAGAACTTGATAGTGAACTCAATGAGTTAGAGTTAAGGGAAGCCTTGTCTATGCGTGATGTATTTTACGCGCTTAAATCACCATTAATTAAATTAGACCATGAATTTGATAGAGGCTCGAGCCGGTTTTTACTTCTAGTCGGTCGCGGTTACAGCGATGTTCAGGGTCACTTAAGATGGTTTATTACCACTCGTTACGGTGATGTATTGCAGAGGTTTTACTGTGCGGTGCAAACCGCCAATCCTAATCTCGATAAACAAACTTTATTTTGGCGACTGCATTTCACGCTAGGGACTTGTGTATTCACTATGGCCTCAAGCGAGGCTTTATTGGATATCGCTAATAGTGAATTTGAGGGTAGCTCTGATGTTGAAGAGATGTTTGAACAAATTGTTCCGTTTCTTGCTTCGGGTATGTGTGCACAATAA